The following coding sequences lie in one Candidatus Diapherotrites archaeon genomic window:
- a CDS encoding cytochrome c biogenesis protein CcdA, giving the protein MKTKHFFILLAMFLFFFSTVHAIESEQAACVYFFYGNGCPHCARVEPFLEQLGQKYPELKIEKFEIYNDRQNALLLNKYFEAFGVPEIERGIPAAFVSKKYLIGDKPIIENLEGEISTVSSSECPSLENGTATGTSGEKSPLEGIGALSLLTVIGAALVDSINPCAIAVLLILLGALLAAGDKKKALKAGIAFTLSIYIAYFLFGLSLFSALQISGLSYWFYKIIGLLAIIIGLANIKDYFWYGAGGFVMEIPRSWRPSIKKILGAVTSPIGAFLAGFAVCLFELPCTGGPYIFILGLLAERATMAAAIPILLLYNLFFVLPLIAITLLLYFGFYSVEKASEWKEKKHQNTAFSGRSNNACIRAGSSVGFGLTTGFKE; this is encoded by the coding sequence ATGAAAACGAAGCACTTTTTCATTTTGCTTGCGATGTTTTTGTTCTTTTTTAGCACAGTGCATGCAATTGAAAGCGAACAAGCAGCTTGCGTTTACTTCTTTTACGGCAACGGCTGCCCGCACTGTGCAAGAGTAGAGCCTTTTCTGGAACAACTTGGACAAAAATATCCCGAACTAAAGATTGAAAAGTTCGAGATTTACAACGACAGGCAAAATGCTTTACTGCTGAACAAATACTTTGAGGCATTTGGAGTTCCTGAAATCGAAAGAGGGATACCAGCTGCATTCGTTTCAAAAAAATACTTGATTGGAGACAAGCCAATAATTGAGAACCTTGAAGGAGAAATATCGACAGTTTCGTCTTCAGAATGCCCAAGCCTTGAAAATGGCACTGCCACCGGCACGTCTGGAGAAAAATCGCCGCTGGAAGGCATTGGAGCACTTTCACTGCTAACAGTAATCGGCGCTGCATTGGTTGATTCGATTAATCCCTGCGCAATAGCAGTGCTGCTTATTCTGCTTGGCGCTTTGCTTGCAGCAGGCGACAAAAAGAAGGCATTGAAAGCTGGCATCGCATTCACACTATCAATTTACATAGCATATTTCTTGTTTGGGCTGAGTTTATTCTCAGCATTGCAGATTTCCGGCTTGTCATACTGGTTCTACAAAATAATTGGTTTGCTTGCAATAATAATTGGCTTGGCAAACATCAAAGACTATTTTTGGTATGGGGCAGGCGGATTTGTAATGGAAATCCCGAGAAGCTGGCGGCCAAGCATCAAAAAAATCTTGGGTGCCGTTACCTCTCCAATTGGGGCTTTCTTGGCAGGATTCGCAGTATGCTTGTTTGAATTGCCTTGCACTGGCGGGCCGTACATTTTCATCCTTGGCCTTCTCGCAGAAAGGGCAACAATGGCAGCAGCAATTCCAATACTCTTGCTCTACAACCTGTTCTTTGTGCTACCATTAATAGCAATAACGCTTTTGCTCTACTTTGGCTTTTACAGCGTAGAAAAAGCAAGCGAATGGAAAGAAAAAAAACATCAGAATACTGCATTTAGTGGCAGGAGTAATAATGCTTGCATTAGGGCTGGCAGTAGTGTTGGGTTTGGTTTAACAACAGGTTTTAAGGAATAA
- a CDS encoding 2-hydroxyacid dehydrogenase: MKFRKIVLYDLKQKPLEKEFIKRLKEFTNSMKVVFADAEYARTLKPTDLIGADALVTRIFDYYDISLFENTKIRYIGAMHTDISHFDKDFLNKKGITLTNVPDYATEAVAELTISALLNISRQSHDAMNFVKQGKWGFEKFLSWELKGKTIGVIGLGRIGTRVAEIAKSFGMNVIYNSKSQKEGPYKFLGLNDLLKQSDVVSLHCPLTDETKNILNKNNLKFLKKNAVLLNSARMELVDLKELYKLCRQKKIFVWFDELQDKNWRNKFRKLNNVYLTPDYGWMTKEAQERVREITLGNVKSYLENSD; this comes from the coding sequence ATGAAATTTAGAAAGATTGTTTTGTATGACTTGAAACAAAAGCCGCTTGAAAAGGAATTCATAAAAAGGCTTAAAGAATTTACTAATTCCATGAAAGTGGTTTTTGCTGATGCCGAATATGCAAGAACGCTAAAACCAACAGACCTTATTGGCGCTGATGCTTTGGTTACAAGAATATTTGATTATTATGACATCTCGCTGTTTGAAAACACAAAAATAAGGTACATTGGAGCAATGCACACAGACATTTCACATTTCGACAAGGATTTCCTGAACAAAAAAGGCATAACTTTGACTAATGTTCCCGATTATGCGACTGAAGCAGTTGCAGAGTTGACAATCTCTGCTTTGCTTAACATTTCCAGACAATCCCACGATGCGATGAATTTTGTCAAACAAGGCAAGTGGGGCTTTGAGAAATTTTTAAGTTGGGAGTTGAAAGGCAAAACAATTGGGGTAATTGGCTTGGGCAGAATTGGAACCAGAGTCGCTGAAATCGCCAAAAGTTTTGGAATGAATGTTATTTACAATTCAAAAAGCCAAAAAGAGGGTCCTTACAAATTTTTGGGTTTGAATGATTTGCTAAAACAAAGTGATGTAGTAAGCTTACATTGCCCACTTACTGACGAAACCAAAAACATTTTGAACAAAAATAATTTGAAGTTCTTGAAGAAAAATGCGGTGTTATTGAATTCTGCAAGAATGGAACTCGTTGATTTAAAGGAATTATATAAACTCTGCCGACAAAAAAAGATTTTTGTTTGGTTTGATGAACTCCAAGACAAAAATTGGCGGAACAAATTCAGAAAGTTAAACAATGTTTATTTGACACCAGATTACGGTTGGATGACAAAAGAAGCGCAGGAAAGAGTCAGAGAAATCACTTTGGGCAATGTAAAATCATACCTAGAAAATAGCGATTAG
- a CDS encoding AAA family ATPase, translated as MKNIAIILAGFARSGKDTTADFLVKEFNFKKYVMSDFIKEELKKKGLPQTKEMLSSYGDELREKKGMDAIAKMVYGKIDKRRNCVITGARSLEEIEFFKRKLRNVFVVAVTAPLQKRFKRQQAIKKINLRKFRERDERDKKRKGLHKAINKAGFVLQNNSTKKALHRKILKLMEKIYKE; from the coding sequence ATGAAAAATATTGCGATTATTTTGGCCGGGTTTGCAAGGAGCGGAAAAGACACTACCGCAGACTTTCTGGTGAAGGAATTTAATTTTAAGAAATATGTCATGAGTGACTTCATCAAAGAGGAATTAAAGAAAAAAGGCCTGCCGCAGACAAAGGAGATGCTGAGCTCTTACGGAGATGAGTTAAGGGAGAAGAAGGGAATGGATGCAATTGCAAAAATGGTTTACGGGAAGATTGATAAGAGAAGGAACTGCGTTATCACTGGGGCAAGGTCCCTAGAGGAAATAGAATTCTTCAAGAGGAAATTAAGGAATGTTTTTGTGGTTGCTGTTACTGCTCCACTGCAGAAAAGGTTCAAGAGGCAGCAGGCAATAAAAAAAATTAATTTGAGAAAGTTCAGGGAAAGAGATGAAAGAGACAAAAAGAGGAAAGGCCTCCATAAGGCAATCAATAAAGCTGGTTTTGTTTTGCAGAATAATTCCACAAAAAAAGCTTTACATAGAAAAATTCTCAAGTTAATGGAAAAGATTTATAAAGAGTAA
- the ileS gene encoding isoleucine--tRNA ligase, with protein MSGMIEPYSLKKEEEVKELWKKQRVPEKVRAKNASSSKNYYFMDGPPYATGHIHMGTALNKILKDVSIRVKRMQGFNVFDRPGYDTHGTPIEFQVEKEIGVKNKKDIEVYGIKKFIEKCRDYATRFIDAQNREFEDLGVWMDWKQPYITLSNDYIEAIWWTFKKAEEKGLLYLDKYSVHVCPRCETAVSYNEIEYTKLSDESIYVKFPARKEKNLFFIIWTTTPWTLPGNTGIMVHPEFEYSEVELSNGEKWVLAKELMPKIMETIGYGYRVIKEFKGKELEGMEYFNPLEKNLKLGKLKNAYRIVLSERYVDLESGTGLVHCAPGHGREDFEVGKEKGLPAISPVRLNGELTEETGKYAGKKARIVDKEIIEDLEKMNALVFRHPFTHDYPLCWRCKTPLLMISVPQWFFRISGIQARLIELNEKVNWVPFWMKDRMKNWLEGIGDWPISRARYWGTPLPIWVCDKCSERIVFGSVEELGRYAKLKKGLDLHKPEIDEIVFDCPKCRKGKMKRVPEVMDVWFDAGVSSWGALNYPKRKDLFERFWPADLNIEATEQVRGWWNSQIITSTICFDKVPFKAIAVHGMVLGLEKKKMSKSTGNTIQPKEVIEKYNRDYMRFYFCSVSKGEDIAFDWNSFNDINRFFNTLWNSFNFIKLYLKTDALNSNKIELKELRTEDKWIVSKFNSTAREAIEAFNKYYYTKAAALINEFLVEDFSRTYIKLIRDRAKEKAVSNTMNYVMVNFLKVLAPITPHITEYLYQNLKEKGLPESIHLFEFPEVKEELINKELEKEFELTKELAQSVLAMREEQKLRLRWPLKELIIESKEEALKETLGILASSVNVKKAVISKQKPKGNYASKEFNEKISLHLNLEADKELKEEWELAELVRRIQDKRKELKFNPNELIEMKFNCNDKKFIKKHKKEIEAETNTKITQGKGAMNKILEKEFFFELKK; from the coding sequence ATGAGCGGAATGATTGAGCCTTATTCTTTGAAGAAAGAAGAGGAAGTAAAAGAGCTCTGGAAGAAGCAGAGAGTGCCTGAAAAGGTTAGGGCGAAGAATGCTTCTTCCTCCAAGAATTATTATTTCATGGACGGGCCCCCTTATGCTACTGGACACATCCACATGGGAACTGCATTGAACAAAATTTTAAAGGATGTTTCAATCAGGGTAAAGAGGATGCAGGGCTTTAATGTCTTTGACAGGCCAGGCTATGACACGCACGGAACTCCAATTGAATTCCAGGTGGAAAAAGAGATTGGAGTAAAAAACAAGAAAGACATTGAAGTTTATGGAATAAAGAAGTTCATTGAAAAATGCAGGGATTACGCCACAAGGTTTATTGACGCGCAGAACAGGGAGTTTGAAGACTTGGGGGTATGGATGGACTGGAAGCAGCCTTACATTACGCTTTCAAATGATTACATTGAGGCAATATGGTGGACTTTCAAGAAAGCAGAAGAGAAAGGTCTTCTTTACTTGGATAAGTATTCTGTTCATGTATGCCCTCGCTGCGAGACAGCAGTAAGCTATAATGAAATTGAGTACACCAAACTTTCAGATGAAAGCATTTACGTGAAGTTTCCTGCAAGAAAAGAAAAGAATTTGTTTTTCATTATTTGGACTACTACTCCTTGGACGCTCCCAGGGAATACAGGAATAATGGTTCACCCTGAATTCGAGTACAGTGAGGTTGAATTAAGCAATGGAGAGAAATGGGTTCTAGCAAAAGAATTAATGCCCAAAATAATGGAAACAATAGGCTACGGTTACAGGGTGATAAAAGAATTCAAAGGAAAAGAGCTTGAGGGAATGGAGTATTTCAATCCATTGGAAAAGAATTTGAAGTTAGGGAAATTAAAGAATGCTTACAGGATTGTGCTTTCAGAGAGATATGTTGACTTAGAGTCAGGCACTGGCTTAGTGCACTGCGCTCCAGGCCATGGAAGGGAAGACTTTGAAGTGGGAAAAGAAAAAGGGCTTCCTGCAATATCGCCAGTGAGATTGAATGGAGAGCTTACAGAGGAAACAGGAAAGTATGCAGGAAAGAAGGCAAGGATTGTAGACAAAGAGATAATTGAGGACTTAGAGAAAATGAATGCCCTTGTTTTCAGGCATCCTTTCACCCACGATTATCCTTTGTGCTGGAGATGCAAGACCCCATTGCTTATGATTTCTGTGCCTCAATGGTTTTTCAGGATTTCAGGAATTCAGGCAAGGCTTATTGAATTGAACGAGAAAGTGAATTGGGTTCCTTTCTGGATGAAGGACAGGATGAAGAACTGGCTTGAAGGAATAGGGGACTGGCCTATAAGCAGGGCAAGATATTGGGGCACTCCATTGCCTATCTGGGTCTGCGATAAATGCAGTGAAAGAATTGTTTTTGGTTCAGTGGAAGAGCTTGGAAGATATGCAAAATTAAAGAAGGGCTTGGATTTGCATAAGCCTGAAATAGATGAAATTGTGTTTGATTGCCCTAAGTGCAGGAAAGGCAAAATGAAGAGGGTGCCTGAAGTAATGGATGTCTGGTTTGATGCAGGCGTCTCAAGCTGGGGCGCATTAAATTACCCTAAAAGAAAAGACTTGTTTGAAAGATTTTGGCCTGCTGACTTGAACATTGAGGCAACAGAGCAGGTGAGGGGATGGTGGAATTCACAGATAATTACCTCCACAATATGCTTTGATAAAGTTCCATTCAAGGCAATTGCGGTTCACGGAATGGTTTTAGGATTAGAGAAAAAGAAGATGAGCAAGAGCACAGGCAATACCATCCAGCCAAAAGAAGTAATTGAAAAGTATAACAGGGACTACATGAGGTTCTACTTTTGTTCTGTTTCAAAAGGCGAAGACATTGCCTTTGACTGGAATTCATTCAACGACATCAACAGGTTCTTCAACACATTATGGAATTCCTTTAATTTCATTAAACTTTACTTGAAAACTGATGCCCTGAATTCAAATAAAATTGAATTAAAGGAATTGAGGACAGAAGACAAATGGATTGTATCAAAATTCAATTCAACTGCAAGAGAAGCAATAGAAGCATTCAACAAGTATTATTACACCAAGGCAGCAGCATTAATTAACGAGTTTTTGGTTGAAGACTTCAGCAGGACTTACATCAAACTGATAAGGGACAGAGCAAAAGAGAAGGCAGTCAGCAACACAATGAATTATGTCATGGTGAACTTCCTTAAAGTCTTGGCGCCAATTACCCCCCACATTACAGAATACTTGTACCAGAACCTGAAAGAAAAGGGATTGCCTGAATCCATTCATTTATTTGAATTCCCTGAAGTAAAAGAAGAATTAATCAACAAAGAATTAGAAAAAGAATTTGAATTAACAAAAGAATTGGCCCAAAGCGTTCTTGCAATGAGGGAAGAGCAGAAGCTAAGGCTTAGGTGGCCTTTAAAGGAATTGATTATAGAATCAAAGGAAGAAGCATTAAAAGAAACATTAGGCATTCTTGCAAGCTCAGTGAATGTAAAGAAAGCAGTTATTTCAAAACAGAAACCAAAAGGAAATTATGCGAGCAAGGAATTCAACGAAAAAATTTCATTGCATTTAAACCTTGAAGCAGATAAAGAGCTCAAAGAAGAATGGGAGCTAGCTGAACTTGTTAGAAGAATCCAAGACAAGAGAAAAGAGCTGAAATTCAATCCAAACGAATTAATTGAAATGAAGTTTAACTGCAATGACAAGAAATTCATTAAAAAGCACAAGAAAGAAATCGAAGCAGAAACCAACACAAAAATCACCCAAGGAAAAGGCGCAATGAACAAAATACTGGAAAAAGAATTCTTTTTTGAGTTAAAGAAATAA
- a CDS encoding preprotein translocase subunit Sec61beta — MVKFQRGPGVSGPSSAVGIMRFFDVDTGGPKLTPEFVVGVSIVLIIVVIAIKLMS, encoded by the coding sequence ATGGTTAAATTTCAGCGAGGCCCTGGAGTTTCTGGGCCGAGTTCTGCAGTCGGAATAATGCGATTCTTTGACGTGGACACCGGGGGCCCAAAGTTAACCCCAGAATTTGTGGTTGGAGTAAGCATTGTACTAATAATTGTAGTAATAGCAATAAAGCTGATGAGCTGA
- a CDS encoding helix-turn-helix domain-containing protein, with amino-acid sequence MRNACYLFFETLATKLKADIITALKGNPLTVNELSRQLKQERSKVSHALISLRECGFVEFKKEGRNRIYSLNKKTILPLLNLVEKHVKRYCKICRKS; translated from the coding sequence ATGAGGAATGCCTGTTATTTGTTTTTTGAGACTTTGGCTACAAAACTGAAAGCCGACATAATAACCGCATTAAAAGGGAATCCATTAACTGTCAATGAATTATCAAGACAGCTTAAACAGGAGAGGAGCAAGGTTTCTCATGCTCTGATTTCGTTACGCGAATGCGGTTTCGTTGAATTCAAAAAAGAAGGCAGGAATAGAATATATTCTCTAAACAAAAAAACCATCTTGCCTCTCTTGAATTTGGTTGAAAAGCATGTTAAAAGATACTGTAAGATTTGCAGGAAAAGTTAG
- a CDS encoding deoxyhypusine synthase family protein, with protein MKQVHQINCWKGMTANELTKEMSASGVFGAGALGRAIDIYEKMILDQNCRKFLGFAGALVPGGMKNLIVELIEERWADVAVTTGANLTHDLIEALGHKHLRGESSASDAELNRKGLNRIYNSLMPKKVYVDLEKFCFKVFDGLPSKKLSIRELLQRIGEEIPENKKNKSILSSCYKKKTPLFCPALADSGIGLMIWSYSLKHELNVDAFLDLKEMLELCWPQKKDLALGAVILGGGVPKNFIAQSFQFSPRKAMYAVQITMDRPEHGGSSGAELREAISWGKLDKKAEFQDVICDATIALPLMLAALKERIRK; from the coding sequence ATGAAGCAAGTGCATCAAATCAATTGCTGGAAAGGAATGACTGCAAACGAATTAACAAAAGAGATGAGCGCTTCAGGAGTCTTCGGCGCAGGAGCCTTAGGCAGGGCAATTGACATTTACGAGAAAATGATTCTGGACCAAAACTGCAGGAAATTTTTAGGCTTTGCCGGGGCATTGGTGCCTGGAGGCATGAAGAACCTGATAGTTGAATTAATTGAAGAGCGCTGGGCTGATGTTGCAGTAACAACCGGCGCCAATTTGACGCATGACTTGATTGAAGCATTAGGCCACAAGCACTTGCGAGGGGAAAGCAGTGCAAGCGACGCAGAACTGAACAGGAAGGGCCTGAACAGAATATATAATTCATTAATGCCAAAAAAGGTTTACGTTGACTTGGAGAAGTTCTGCTTCAAGGTATTTGACGGGCTGCCCTCAAAAAAATTGAGTATAAGGGAATTGCTGCAAAGAATAGGAGAAGAAATTCCAGAAAACAAAAAAAACAAGTCAATTTTGAGCTCTTGTTACAAAAAAAAGACCCCGTTATTTTGCCCTGCCCTCGCAGACTCAGGCATTGGGCTGATGATATGGTCTTATTCCCTCAAGCACGAATTGAACGTTGACGCATTCCTGGACTTAAAGGAAATGCTTGAATTATGCTGGCCCCAGAAAAAAGACCTTGCATTAGGCGCAGTAATCCTTGGAGGAGGCGTCCCAAAGAACTTTATTGCGCAAAGCTTCCAGTTCTCTCCGCGCAAGGCAATGTACGCAGTCCAAATCACAATGGACAGACCAGAACATGGAGGCAGCAGCGGAGCAGAATTAAGGGAAGCCATCTCCTGGGGGAAGCTGGACAAGAAAGCAGAATTCCAGGACGTAATCTGCGACGCAACAATCGCTTTGCCTTTAATGCTTGCAGCGCTGAAAGAGAGAATCAGGAAATAA
- a CDS encoding hemerythrin domain-containing protein, which translates to MRDRNPTQVLRKEHEKVLKILDELEESTEKRDLNNSSKNIAVLEKEFEKHSLNKEEKALFPEFEKFVPREGGPTGVMILEHQELVESIKNFKDAIKLNDPKKLNEIGSHIISLLRQHIDKENAMLFTMAEMHLNSKQKEFILKKFKKIDSGKR; encoded by the coding sequence ATGAGGGACAGAAATCCAACACAAGTTTTAAGGAAAGAGCACGAAAAAGTACTTAAGATACTTGACGAATTAGAGGAAAGCACAGAGAAGAGAGACCTTAATAATTCAAGCAAAAACATTGCTGTGCTAGAAAAGGAATTTGAAAAGCATTCATTGAACAAAGAAGAAAAAGCATTGTTTCCGGAATTTGAGAAATTTGTTCCAAGGGAAGGCGGCCCAACAGGCGTAATGATTTTAGAGCACCAAGAACTGGTTGAATCAATTAAAAATTTTAAAGATGCAATTAAATTGAATGACCCCAAAAAATTGAATGAAATAGGAAGCCATATAATCTCTCTTCTTAGACAGCACATAGACAAAGAAAACGCCATGCTATTCACGATGGCTGAAATGCACCTTAACAGCAAACAAAAAGAATTCATATTAAAGAAGTTTAAAAAAATTGATTCGGGAAAAAGATGA
- a CDS encoding ATP-binding protein — MFYFLECPNDHLLLSIKRKKHSSVLQPIPKWNFEKCTKCGKCATVCKQNAIVFVKEKYPAFVKDVCIGCRACIVSCPQNAISETKKEIGTIYTGKKYGVHLVSSELKLGELASGEVVAEVRKVSQKIKEKTKEKIVLIDSAAGIGCPVIASLTGTDYIVAVTEPTPSALHDLKRVLYLAEHFSIRHGIVINKSDLNRKFCLEIEKFAKEKNIPIVGKIPYKKDFVNSTIKMKSVTKINPAYCKLFKEIINKIKRESSTI; from the coding sequence ATTTTTTATTTTCTCGAATGCCCAAACGACCACCTGCTGCTTTCAATTAAAAGAAAAAAGCACTCAAGCGTACTGCAACCCATCCCGAAATGGAATTTTGAAAAATGCACTAAATGCGGAAAATGCGCAACAGTGTGCAAGCAAAACGCCATAGTATTCGTAAAAGAAAAATATCCTGCTTTCGTGAAAGATGTCTGCATTGGCTGCAGAGCCTGCATAGTATCCTGCCCGCAAAACGCAATAAGCGAAACAAAAAAAGAAATCGGAACAATCTACACCGGAAAAAAATATGGCGTGCACCTTGTTTCATCAGAACTCAAACTCGGAGAACTTGCTTCAGGCGAGGTAGTGGCAGAAGTCAGGAAAGTTTCACAAAAAATAAAAGAAAAAACAAAAGAAAAAATTGTTTTAATAGATTCGGCGGCAGGAATTGGCTGCCCAGTAATTGCCTCATTAACAGGCACAGACTACATTGTAGCAGTGACAGAGCCAACGCCTTCAGCACTTCACGATTTGAAAAGAGTCCTGTACCTTGCAGAGCATTTCAGCATAAGGCACGGCATTGTCATCAACAAGTCTGACCTTAATAGAAAATTTTGCTTGGAAATTGAAAAATTTGCAAAAGAAAAAAACATTCCAATAGTAGGCAAAATCCCTTACAAAAAGGATTTTGTGAATTCAACAATAAAAATGAAATCTGTAACAAAAATCAATCCCGCATACTGCAAGCTATTCAAAGAAATAATAAACAAAATAAAAAGGGAGTCAAGCACCATATGA
- a CDS encoding DUF438 domain-containing protein, translating into MNNTINLDLRKMMPFKRHTKILETWNNLKEGQTLRIINDHEPKPLHYLFQAEFKGQFEWNYEQKGPKDWVFKIKKIPKQKDKKKEIKELLKKFHSKKAGVKELKKKGRRILKEISPTDLALLEQEMIQEGTTREEMRRLCDVHLELMKDSIKKPKVKLKAGHPVHTLTEEHKIILKFIQKLKRVTNLLKSVKDFSKAKKEIELLKHIAVHLIESERHHQREEEALFPELERYGVTEPPEIMREEHLNLKAKKKLLEKIAKQNTKMPYPDFLNKLIETSGYLVQELPNHIYKEDNILYPMALQVIPEKEWSKIKKKCDTIGYCCFTPKS; encoded by the coding sequence ATGAATAATACAATTAATTTGGATTTAAGGAAAATGATGCCTTTTAAAAGGCATACAAAAATTCTTGAAACATGGAATAATTTAAAGGAAGGACAAACACTAAGAATAATTAACGATCACGAGCCAAAACCCCTGCATTACCTGTTCCAAGCAGAATTCAAAGGTCAATTTGAATGGAATTATGAGCAGAAAGGCCCCAAAGACTGGGTTTTTAAAATCAAGAAAATACCAAAACAAAAAGACAAAAAAAAAGAAATCAAAGAATTGCTGAAAAAATTTCATTCAAAAAAAGCAGGGGTCAAAGAATTAAAAAAGAAAGGAAGAAGAATCCTCAAAGAGATTTCTCCAACAGACCTAGCCTTGCTGGAACAGGAAATGATTCAAGAAGGCACTACAAGAGAAGAGATGAGAAGGTTGTGCGATGTTCATTTAGAGCTAATGAAGGACAGCATTAAAAAACCTAAAGTAAAATTAAAGGCAGGCCATCCAGTTCATACCCTAACTGAAGAGCATAAAATAATACTAAAATTCATTCAAAAACTAAAGCGTGTAACTAATTTACTTAAATCTGTAAAAGACTTCAGCAAGGCAAAAAAAGAAATTGAATTATTGAAGCACATTGCAGTTCATTTGATTGAATCCGAAAGGCATCATCAAAGAGAAGAAGAAGCCTTGTTTCCTGAATTAGAAAGATATGGGGTTACAGAGCCCCCTGAAATAATGCGGGAAGAGCACCTTAACCTTAAGGCAAAAAAGAAATTATTAGAGAAAATTGCAAAACAAAACACAAAAATGCCTTACCCAGATTTCTTAAATAAATTAATTGAAACTTCAGGGTATTTAGTGCAAGAACTGCCCAACCACATTTACAAGGAAGACAACATTCTCTATCCAATGGCACTCCAGGTAATCCCTGAAAAGGAATGGAGTAAAATCAAAAAGAAATGCGATACAATAGGCTACTGCTGTTTTACCCCTAAATCTTGA